The following DNA comes from Solidesulfovibrio fructosivorans JJ].
ACGTCCCGGCCGAACATCTTTTGGCGGAACTGGCGTCCGTCAAGGCGGCCGGTTGCGGCCCCCTCGACGCCGTCACCCTCGGCGGACTCGGCGAACCGACGCTCAATACCGACTGCGCCGCGATCATCGCCGGGGCCAAGGAACTTTTCCCGGACGTGCCCGTCGCCGTGCTCACCAACTCGAGCCTGCTGTCCGACCCGCAGGTGCGCCGCGACATCGCCGGGGCCGACATTGTGTTGCCTTCCATGGATACGCTGGTCGCGGCCGAGTATCGCCGCGTCAACCGTCCCCATCCGTCCATGGACCTTGCCGCCATCCGCCGGGGCCTGCTTGATTTCCGCGCCGGGTTCGCCGGTCGGTTGTACCTGGAAATCCTGCTCCTGGCCGGCGGGAACGATTCGGAAGAAAATCTGGAACTTTTGCGCGCGTTTTGCCGGGAGCTGGCCCCGGACCGGGTGGATGTGGTCACCATGTCCCGCCCGGGGGCCCATTTGGGCGCCGCGCCCGTCGTGCCCGAAGTCCTGGCCCGTTTCCGCCAGGCGCTCGGCGTCGCGGCCCCTTCGTCGGCCGAGGACGCGTCCGAAGGGCATGGGCCGGCCGCTTTGCGCGCCCGCGTTCCTGCCGCCGGGCGGACGGACGATCTCACGGCCCGCATCGCCGCGTCCGTCACCCGGCGTCCTCAGACGGCGAAGGGCATAAGCCTCGCCCTGGGACGGACGCTTGACGCCGTGCAGGCCGCCCTCGACGCCCTGGAGCGTGACGGGACGGTGCGCCGGGAGAGCGCGGGCGGGGAAATTTTTTACTCCGGCCAGGCCGGATAATACCAAATTTCGCCCCGGCGGAGCGTCCGCCGGCGGCAGGGAGTTTTCATTCAATGAGCAGAGGAAAGAAACGTAAACAGAAGATGTTCATCAGCGTGCTGCCCGGCGAACAGGTCGAGGTGGCCGTGGCCGAGGACGGCCTGCTGTTGGAATATTACGTCGAGATGGTGCACCAGGCCAAGACCCGGGGGCACATCTACAAGGGCCGCATCCACAACATCGATCCGGCCTTGCAGGCGGCGTTCATCAATTACGGGGCTGAGCGCAACGGCTTTTTGCAGATCGACGAGGTGCACCCCGAATACTACCAGATCGTCCATGCCGGGGAGCGCCGCCCCAAGTATCCGCCCATCCAGAAGGCGCTGAAAAAAAACCAGGAGCTGCTCGTCCAG
Coding sequences within:
- a CDS encoding radical SAM protein — encoded protein: MSTPGAALSRCLRRDKEDRATNAHRFIFGPVRSGRLGLSLGLDLLGARICTFDCLYCEVGPTDALTVARKPYVPAEHLLAELASVKAAGCGPLDAVTLGGLGEPTLNTDCAAIIAGAKELFPDVPVAVLTNSSLLSDPQVRRDIAGADIVLPSMDTLVAAEYRRVNRPHPSMDLAAIRRGLLDFRAGFAGRLYLEILLLAGGNDSEENLELLRAFCRELAPDRVDVVTMSRPGAHLGAAPVVPEVLARFRQALGVAAPSSAEDASEGHGPAALRARVPAAGRTDDLTARIAASVTRRPQTAKGISLALGRTLDAVQAALDALERDGTVRRESAGGEIFYSGQAG